The following proteins are encoded in a genomic region of Paenibacillus sp. FSL H3-0469:
- a CDS encoding ring-cleaving dioxygenase — translation MNKQTMGIHHITAIVGHPQENMDFYAGVLGLRLVKRTVNFDDPGTYHFYFGNAGGKPGTIITFFPWADAYQGKIGGGQVGVTSYVIPVGAMAFWRERLTAFKVAYTEIERFGEQYLEFDDPHGLHLELVERESGERNEWTFSGVTPEVAIKGFGGATLLSTHPEQTAELLEKVMGLTFEGQEGDVARYRSAADLGNVVELKVTAVPRGEMGVGTVHHIAWREKDDQDQLEWQEVVHNNGYGVTPVQDRNYFNAIYFREHGEILFEIATDPPGFAHDETPETMGGSLMLPAQYEPHRAQIEQILLPVTVRELN, via the coding sequence ATGAACAAGCAAACCATGGGTATTCATCATATCACCGCTATTGTCGGGCATCCGCAGGAGAATATGGACTTTTATGCAGGGGTACTGGGACTGCGGCTGGTGAAGCGAACGGTCAATTTCGATGATCCGGGAACGTATCACTTCTACTTCGGCAATGCTGGCGGGAAGCCGGGAACCATTATTACCTTCTTCCCGTGGGCGGATGCGTATCAGGGTAAGATCGGCGGGGGCCAGGTTGGCGTTACTTCGTATGTGATTCCAGTCGGGGCGATGGCATTCTGGAGAGAGCGGCTCACGGCGTTCAAGGTGGCTTACACAGAGATAGAGCGGTTCGGGGAGCAATACCTGGAATTCGATGATCCGCATGGCCTGCATCTGGAGCTGGTGGAACGGGAGTCGGGTGAGCGTAATGAATGGACCTTCAGCGGGGTAACACCGGAGGTGGCGATCAAGGGCTTCGGCGGCGCGACACTATTGTCCACGCATCCGGAACAAACGGCTGAGCTGCTGGAGAAGGTGATGGGACTTACATTCGAGGGGCAGGAAGGTGATGTCGCCCGCTACCGCTCGGCTGCGGATCTGGGCAATGTGGTTGAGCTGAAGGTAACGGCTGTACCGCGCGGTGAAATGGGGGTCGGCACTGTCCATCATATCGCCTGGAGAGAGAAGGATGACCAGGATCAGCTTGAATGGCAGGAAGTTGTGCATAATAATGGATATGGGGTAACGCCTGTGCAGGACCGGAATTATTTCAACGCCATTTACTTCAGAGAGCATGGGGAGATTCTGTTCGAGATCGCTACCGATCCTCCGGGCTTCGCCCATGACGAGACACCGGAGACGATGGGAGGCAGCCTGATGCTGCCTGCACAATATGAGCCGCACAGAGCACAGATTGAACAAATTCTGCTGCCGGTTACTGTAAGAGAGCTTAACTAA
- a CDS encoding GNAT family N-acetyltransferase, protein MKKSEVTLGKATVKDAADIHAMQLQAFLPLLEKYQDYETNPANETLERLVERMNQEFVDYYIIRNAGNAVGSMRVKKTDEHHYWLSQICVLPQYQGLGIAQQAFARIEEIYADAQTWGLATVVQEERNCYLYEKLGYRKTSETREINDKMTLCFYEKRLNKG, encoded by the coding sequence ATGAAAAAGTCAGAAGTTACACTAGGTAAAGCTACGGTGAAGGATGCGGCGGATATTCATGCTATGCAGCTTCAGGCCTTTCTTCCGCTCTTGGAGAAATATCAGGATTACGAGACAAATCCGGCTAATGAAACGCTGGAGAGGCTCGTAGAACGGATGAATCAGGAATTTGTTGATTACTATATCATCCGAAACGCCGGAAATGCTGTAGGCAGCATGAGAGTCAAGAAGACAGATGAGCATCATTACTGGCTCAGTCAGATATGCGTATTGCCGCAATACCAAGGTCTGGGCATAGCCCAGCAGGCATTCGCACGGATTGAAGAGATCTATGCGGATGCGCAAACTTGGGGGCTGGCTACCGTCGTGCAAGAGGAGCGTAACTGCTATTTGTATGAGAAGCTGGGCTACAGAAAGACCAGTGAAACCCGGGAAATCAATGATAAGATGACCTTGTGCTTTTATGAAAAAAGGTTAAATAAAGGTTAG
- a CDS encoding serine hydrolase domain-containing protein yields MQTIRAKLEGYTNQYLKLWNFYGVIQVIWKGEVLFERACGYASMEFGIENTLDSRFSLASMSKQFTAFAIMLLHDKGLLDVDQPAHLYLPAELAIDESITVHHLLSHTSGLYNFYNFENDFFGGDYRLDYSRTRFFRQYINKKPTKPAGAAYDYNNSNYNLLAWIIEHVSGERYGEFLHHHIFLPLGMSRSTVDDGCAVIENRSSNYITDFEVTVKCPYYNEKFSIGAGGIVSDCADLYKWYVCLRDRKLLSPAGYERFFQENENSYCYGLEHHLLYGQDRYSHGGDQLGICTYMQNFYAEDLCIIILSNNEGINQYRLGHALADILHHVEVEAPTRHLELQLSEECLRAYCGTYLPDKIQIELTGGKLYFTRFTGNVHIELYPVGEGEFVQRYYDQLHPYKITENAQGEEIFLGYARLAP; encoded by the coding sequence GTGCAGACAATACGTGCAAAGCTTGAGGGATATACGAATCAGTACCTGAAGCTGTGGAATTTTTACGGCGTGATTCAGGTCATCTGGAAGGGCGAGGTGCTCTTCGAGCGGGCCTGCGGGTATGCAAGTATGGAATTTGGAATTGAAAATACGCTGGACTCACGCTTCTCTCTCGCCTCCATGTCGAAGCAGTTTACGGCCTTTGCTATTATGCTGCTGCATGACAAGGGCCTGCTGGATGTTGACCAGCCTGCACACCTGTATCTCCCGGCAGAGCTTGCTATTGATGAGTCGATCACCGTTCATCATTTGCTGTCACATACCTCCGGTCTATATAACTTTTATAATTTTGAGAATGATTTCTTCGGCGGAGACTACCGGCTGGACTATTCCCGGACAAGGTTCTTCCGGCAATACATTAACAAGAAGCCAACCAAGCCGGCAGGAGCAGCGTACGATTATAATAACTCCAACTACAATCTGCTGGCCTGGATCATCGAGCATGTCTCGGGGGAGAGGTACGGGGAGTTTCTGCATCATCATATTTTCCTGCCTCTAGGGATGAGCAGAAGCACAGTGGATGACGGATGCGCCGTGATTGAGAATAGATCCAGCAACTATATCACAGACTTCGAAGTAACCGTCAAATGCCCGTATTACAACGAGAAGTTCAGCATCGGAGCAGGCGGTATTGTATCGGACTGCGCGGATTTGTACAAATGGTATGTCTGTCTGCGTGACCGGAAACTTCTATCGCCTGCAGGCTATGAACGATTCTTCCAAGAGAACGAGAACAGCTACTGCTACGGCCTTGAGCACCACCTTCTATATGGGCAAGACAGGTATTCCCATGGGGGCGATCAGCTGGGGATTTGCACGTATATGCAGAATTTTTACGCTGAAGATCTTTGCATTATCATCCTCTCAAATAATGAAGGAATCAATCAGTATAGACTCGGCCATGCGCTCGCGGATATTCTGCATCATGTGGAGGTGGAGGCTCCGACCCGGCATCTTGAGCTTCAGCTCAGTGAGGAATGTTTAAGGGCGTACTGTGGAACCTATCTACCAGACAAAATTCAGATCGAGCTGACCGGCGGGAAGCTCTACTTCACCAGATTCACCGGCAACGTCCATATTGAGCTCTACCCGGTAGGCGAAGGAGAATTTGTCCAGCGCTATTATGACCAGCTCCACCCCTATAAGATCACTGAGAATGCGCAGGGAGAGGAAATTTTTCTCGGATATGCACGATTAGCCCCTTGA
- a CDS encoding tryptophan--tRNA ligase, translating into MSKDIVLTGIKPTGKVHLGNYIGAIKPALQIAGASDCTSLYFMADYHGLNFIQNRDEFSDLSYSIAATWLALGLDPDRVIFYRQSDVPEIFELSWILACLTSKGLMNRAHAYKAIQDQNEQLGVDADTGVNMGLFTYPILMAADILLFQSDKVPVGKDQIQHVEIARDIAESFNRVYGDTFKLPDYIVDESTAVIPGLDGRKMSKSYNNTIPLFETAENLKKLISKIKTDSTLPQEPKDPETSNIFLLYKEFATPAQVQELRDKYLSGISWGEAKQELFQVVNAALEEPRKKYYDLIAAPEQIDTILSEGARKARALAGPLLKKVKSRIGRYS; encoded by the coding sequence ATGAGTAAGGACATTGTATTAACAGGAATTAAACCTACGGGCAAAGTCCATCTGGGGAACTACATCGGAGCAATCAAGCCTGCACTGCAAATCGCCGGGGCCAGTGATTGCACTTCACTCTACTTCATGGCCGACTACCATGGGTTAAATTTCATACAGAATAGAGACGAGTTCAGTGATCTGTCTTATAGTATCGCAGCCACTTGGCTGGCACTCGGACTCGACCCGGATCGGGTGATTTTCTATAGACAATCTGATGTGCCGGAGATCTTTGAGCTGAGCTGGATTCTAGCCTGCCTGACGTCCAAAGGACTGATGAACCGTGCCCATGCCTACAAAGCGATCCAAGATCAAAATGAACAACTGGGCGTGGATGCGGATACTGGTGTTAATATGGGTCTCTTCACCTATCCGATTCTGATGGCTGCGGACATTCTGCTGTTTCAATCAGACAAGGTCCCTGTCGGCAAAGACCAGATTCAGCATGTGGAGATCGCCAGAGATATCGCCGAAAGCTTCAACCGGGTTTATGGAGATACGTTCAAGCTGCCTGATTATATTGTCGATGAGAGCACAGCGGTGATTCCTGGTCTTGACGGGAGGAAAATGAGCAAAAGCTATAACAACACGATTCCGCTGTTCGAAACGGCAGAGAACCTGAAGAAGCTGATCAGCAAAATCAAAACAGACTCTACGCTTCCGCAGGAACCGAAAGACCCGGAAACCTCTAATATTTTCTTGTTATATAAAGAATTTGCGACACCCGCTCAAGTGCAGGAGTTAAGAGACAAATATCTAAGCGGCATTAGCTGGGGTGAGGCCAAGCAGGAGCTGTTCCAGGTGGTTAATGCTGCTCTGGAAGAGCCACGGAAGAAATACTATGATCTCATAGCAGCGCCAGAGCAGATCGACACAATCTTGAGTGAAGGCGCCCGGAAGGCAAGAGCCCTGGCGGGACCATTGCTTAAGAAGGTAAAGTCGAGGATAGGACGTTATTCGTAG
- the helD gene encoding RNA polymerase recycling motor HelD, whose amino-acid sequence MEETKVWKQEQEWLEQVKEKLIAGIAGLEPEVGQLKEQAADIRRGFWEEVTVDTNSQEDFEESFFTITQQEAVLSERERSHARKLRQWKNMQRLLPSPYFGRIDFREDGQKGTEQVYIGVSSFAAADGLSFLIYDWRTPIASLYYDYPPGHAAFDTPGGRITGRMELKRQYQIRGGRLQHLFDSSVTIGDELLQQVLGQGADSQMKSIVATIQAEQNAIIRNDTSRMLIVQGAAGSGKTSAALQRVAYLLYKHRERLTADQIVLFSPNPMFNSYVSTVLPELGEENMQQTTFQEYLDKWLGAAFRLGDPFDQMEYVLTAQQQEGYAARLKAIEYKASEAFLHALQGYAYLLKQEGMLFKDICFRDRVLISGEQIRAKLYSYDPSIRLPNRVELVQKWLLTELAALQKEEQGAAWVEEEMNYLDNEQYAAIHGKLHRDKGVFDFAEKYLRLQEMLVHKREQDEGDFDYAEREQELLGEMIMKEQFRPLRRGIRKFTFIDMAGLYRQLFSDETAYRKMTGETEVPELWPEICAQTREMLDSGTLWYEDATPYLYMQELIEGVRTNTQVRHIFVDEGQDYSMFQYEFLRKLFPRARMTVLGDFSQAIFTQATNLYGDRSPLLQLYGEEETSQFLLVRSYRSTFEIVEFTKPLLPGSEGIVAFERRGSKPVLSKLGSKDLKAERIMEDLAKLQAEGYSSIAIITKTAAESREAYESLAASGGVQELKLITKNTPTFEKGIQVIPAYLAKGVEFDAVLIYDASAQTYHRESERKLFYTACTRAMHRLQLYTAGEWTPFVDGVDEELYEQTVVTL is encoded by the coding sequence ATGGAAGAGACAAAGGTCTGGAAGCAGGAGCAGGAGTGGCTGGAGCAGGTGAAGGAGAAGCTGATCGCGGGGATCGCTGGGCTGGAGCCTGAGGTCGGGCAGCTGAAGGAGCAGGCTGCGGATATCCGCCGGGGATTCTGGGAAGAGGTCACAGTCGATACGAACTCACAGGAGGATTTTGAGGAGAGCTTCTTCACCATCACCCAGCAGGAAGCGGTTTTGTCTGAACGGGAACGCAGTCATGCGCGCAAGCTCCGGCAATGGAAAAATATGCAGCGGCTGCTGCCGTCACCTTATTTCGGGCGGATTGATTTTCGGGAGGATGGGCAGAAGGGGACGGAACAGGTCTATATCGGGGTCTCCTCCTTCGCGGCTGCAGACGGCCTGAGCTTCCTCATCTATGACTGGCGTACCCCGATTGCGAGCCTGTATTACGACTATCCGCCGGGACATGCGGCCTTCGACACACCGGGAGGACGGATCACCGGCCGGATGGAGCTGAAGCGGCAGTACCAGATCCGCGGAGGCCGGCTCCAGCATCTGTTCGATTCGAGCGTGACGATCGGAGATGAGCTGCTGCAGCAGGTGCTGGGTCAGGGCGCTGACTCCCAAATGAAGAGCATCGTGGCTACGATTCAGGCGGAGCAGAATGCCATTATCCGTAACGACACGAGCCGGATGCTGATTGTGCAGGGAGCGGCGGGCAGCGGCAAAACCTCGGCAGCGCTCCAGCGCGTAGCCTACCTGCTGTACAAACACCGCGAGCGGCTGACGGCCGATCAGATTGTTCTCTTTTCGCCCAATCCGATGTTCAACAGTTATGTGTCTACCGTGCTCCCGGAGCTAGGGGAAGAGAATATGCAGCAGACGACCTTTCAGGAGTATCTGGACAAATGGCTGGGAGCCGCGTTCCGTCTTGGAGATCCGTTTGACCAGATGGAATATGTGCTCACCGCCCAGCAGCAGGAGGGTTATGCCGCCCGTCTTAAGGCCATCGAGTATAAAGCTTCGGAAGCGTTCCTCCACGCTCTTCAAGGATATGCCTACTTGCTGAAGCAGGAAGGGATGCTGTTCAAGGATATTTGCTTCCGGGACCGTGTGCTCATATCAGGTGAACAGATCCGGGCCAAGCTGTATAGCTACGATCCTTCCATCCGTCTGCCGAACCGGGTGGAGCTGGTGCAGAAATGGCTGCTCACCGAGCTGGCGGCACTACAGAAGGAAGAGCAGGGGGCAGCTTGGGTAGAGGAGGAGATGAATTACCTCGACAATGAGCAATACGCTGCAATTCACGGTAAGCTGCACAGAGATAAGGGCGTGTTCGACTTCGCGGAGAAATACCTCCGCCTGCAGGAGATGCTGGTGCATAAGCGGGAGCAGGATGAAGGGGATTTCGATTACGCCGAGCGGGAGCAGGAGCTGCTGGGAGAGATGATCATGAAGGAGCAGTTCAGACCGCTGAGACGGGGGATCAGGAAGTTCACCTTTATCGACATGGCCGGGCTCTACCGTCAATTGTTCAGTGATGAAACGGCCTACAGGAAGATGACAGGTGAGACGGAGGTGCCGGAGCTATGGCCGGAGATCTGTGCGCAGACCCGGGAGATGCTGGACAGCGGGACACTCTGGTATGAAGATGCTACCCCGTACTTGTACATGCAGGAGCTGATTGAAGGCGTGCGGACGAATACGCAGGTGCGGCATATTTTCGTGGATGAAGGCCAGGATTATTCGATGTTCCAATACGAGTTCCTCCGCAAGCTGTTCCCCCGCGCCCGAATGACCGTTCTGGGAGACTTCAGCCAGGCGATCTTCACACAGGCAACGAATCTGTATGGGGACCGTTCACCGCTGCTTCAGCTGTACGGGGAAGAGGAGACTAGCCAGTTCCTGCTGGTCCGCAGCTACCGCTCGACCTTCGAGATTGTGGAGTTCACCAAGCCGCTGCTGCCTGGAAGTGAAGGAATTGTGGCTTTTGAGCGGAGGGGCAGTAAGCCTGTATTGTCTAAGCTGGGGAGCAAGGACTTGAAGGCAGAGCGTATCATGGAGGATCTTGCTAAGCTTCAGGCTGAAGGCTATAGCTCTATCGCTATCATTACGAAGACGGCCGCCGAGAGCAGAGAAGCGTATGAGAGTCTGGCTGCTAGTGGAGGGGTGCAAGAGCTGAAGCTGATTACGAAGAACACACCAACTTTTGAAAAAGGAATACAGGTGATCCCCGCCTATCTCGCCAAAGGCGTCGAATTCGACGCGGTGCTAATCTACGATGCTTCTGCGCAGACGTATCATAGGGAGAGCGAGCGGAAGCTTTTTTATACGGCATGTACTCGGGCTATGCACCGGCTGCAGCTGTATACTGCGGGAGAGTGGACGCCGTTTGTTGACGGTGTGGATGAGGAGCTGTATGAGCAGACCGTAGTTACACTATAG
- a CDS encoding GNAT family N-acetyltransferase: MSIEFSKISLFERGTLLELLQDAYSFDGRYEQSCLEDWQEFDNFFFDNLQIADKYGFMTMLHGKVIGFVSWDPRQLPQCAEIGHNCIATAHKGKGYSTLQLQEAVHRILRNEVQHILVTTNGDLIPAQRMYERAGFILQGKRDMGPGSVLKGEHWDYVYKV, translated from the coding sequence ATGAGCATTGAGTTCAGTAAGATCAGCCTGTTTGAACGTGGAACACTCCTGGAGCTGTTACAAGATGCCTATTCCTTTGACGGCAGGTATGAGCAGAGCTGTCTGGAGGATTGGCAGGAGTTCGACAATTTTTTCTTTGACAATCTGCAAATTGCAGATAAATATGGGTTCATGACTATGCTGCATGGTAAGGTGATTGGCTTTGTATCCTGGGACCCGAGGCAGTTGCCCCAATGTGCTGAAATCGGCCATAACTGTATTGCGACTGCTCATAAGGGCAAAGGATACAGCACCCTGCAGCTTCAAGAAGCGGTTCATCGTATTCTGCGGAATGAAGTGCAGCACATTCTAGTGACGACTAATGGCGATCTGATCCCCGCCCAGCGGATGTATGAGCGTGCCGGTTTTATTTTGCAGGGGAAGCGGGACATGGGGCCTGGCTCCGTACTTAAGGGTGAGCATTGGGATTACGTCTATAAGGTATAA
- a CDS encoding flavin reductase family protein, which yields MITIDPQQGTERDNYKLLVGTIIPRPIAFVTTLSEEGVLNGAPFSYFNIVSSNPPMISVSIQHAGGQSKDTARNIKQMKEFVVHIVDEQNVGQVNMTAVPLPPDQSEVTLAGMTPVDSLRIKVPGVQEAKVRMECVLEHCLELPNNDLIIGRIVQFHLDEAIYEQGRINPVALGAVSRLAGNSYAGIGEIFEIERPV from the coding sequence ATGATCACTATAGATCCGCAGCAGGGCACCGAACGGGATAATTATAAGCTTCTGGTCGGGACGATTATTCCGCGTCCGATTGCTTTTGTAACCACCTTGTCGGAGGAGGGGGTCTTGAACGGTGCGCCATTCAGTTACTTTAATATCGTATCCTCCAACCCGCCGATGATTTCCGTCTCTATTCAGCATGCCGGGGGTCAGTCCAAGGATACTGCACGCAACATCAAGCAAATGAAGGAGTTTGTGGTTCATATTGTGGATGAGCAGAATGTCGGACAAGTGAATATGACGGCTGTGCCGTTGCCGCCTGATCAGAGTGAGGTCACCTTAGCCGGAATGACCCCTGTAGATAGTCTGCGCATTAAGGTTCCCGGCGTTCAGGAAGCGAAGGTGCGGATGGAATGTGTGTTGGAGCATTGCCTGGAGCTGCCGAATAATGATCTGATTATCGGCAGGATCGTGCAGTTTCATCTGGACGAGGCGATCTACGAGCAGGGGAGAATTAATCCGGTGGCATTAGGGGCGGTCAGCCGTCTGGCCGGGAATAGCTATGCGGGGATTGGGGAGATTTTTGAGATTGAGCGGCCGGTGTAA
- a CDS encoding MerR family transcriptional regulator produces MSRTITIQECSEQLGLTSRTLRHWEAEGLFQSKREVSSRWRTYDEHALKCIRITALLRRMDIPIREIQTVLDKSSVPVLKQVIQNRIRALQVHQEELERVGQHLHQVLDYLNNSNKRTSIQEELLSEMENVFMSNVTGQSTFKVITLPAMRVAYHIVVDQSPEDKAIGPIMDWLESANLLGTARLFGGNMKPMPSIAGKPYGYGMCATIPDGTTVPEPFKEMTLPGGLYAKLDSSDDIGGSWKMLMDQLEHSQKYRSDRSRLCLEEHIRNDSPAGSGNLYDLSLLEPVVLK; encoded by the coding sequence ATGAGCAGAACGATTACTATACAAGAATGTTCAGAGCAGCTGGGGCTGACGAGCCGCACCTTGCGGCACTGGGAAGCGGAAGGATTGTTTCAGAGTAAGAGAGAGGTCTCTTCCCGCTGGCGTACATACGATGAACATGCGCTCAAGTGTATCAGGATAACAGCGCTGCTGCGGAGAATGGATATCCCGATCAGAGAAATACAGACTGTCTTGGATAAGAGTTCTGTGCCTGTGCTTAAGCAGGTTATACAGAACAGGATAAGGGCTCTACAGGTGCACCAGGAAGAACTCGAACGGGTGGGACAGCATTTACATCAGGTACTCGATTACCTGAATAATTCCAATAAGAGGACCTCCATTCAGGAGGAACTGCTTAGCGAAATGGAGAATGTCTTTATGAGTAATGTAACGGGACAGTCAACTTTCAAAGTGATTACACTGCCGGCGATGAGAGTAGCTTATCATATCGTGGTGGACCAGTCTCCGGAAGACAAAGCGATAGGTCCTATCATGGATTGGTTGGAATCTGCTAATCTTCTGGGCACCGCGCGGTTATTCGGCGGAAATATGAAGCCTATGCCAAGTATTGCAGGTAAACCCTATGGCTATGGAATGTGTGCGACAATTCCTGATGGAACCACCGTGCCGGAACCCTTCAAGGAAATGACCCTGCCCGGCGGGCTATACGCCAAGCTGGACAGCAGTGACGATATTGGGGGCTCATGGAAAATGCTGATGGATCAGTTAGAGCATAGTCAAAAGTACCGCTCTGACCGCAGCAGACTCTGCCTGGAAGAGCATATCCGCAATGACAGCCCTGCGGGCAGTGGCAACCTGTACGATTTATCTTTACTGGAACCCGTAGTATTGAAATAA